From the genome of Rhinatrema bivittatum chromosome 18, aRhiBiv1.1, whole genome shotgun sequence, one region includes:
- the RELL2 gene encoding RELT-like protein 2, with protein MSETSSMEEEEETDPQQNPYMLFLLVLLFFIMGLMGFLICHVLKKKGYRCRTSPDDMDPETTDALTENQANTEEVSNEDTVERIVKCIIENEANVEALKQMLGTNEGEVPAMPSLCPHRGSQDAGPPHHHTVHLGSTLAPCIHCSQKKKSRLYRMGRSKDSKGKPQPGEVTVFSVGRFRVTHIGKKPSLQESQDDPPSNGSTKHSAADKEKTTEVTPKGCNKNGPVQPEHPQHGIVPGSAQEKGPKRKRSSKDPALQDEARSTGVAEGQVPPPQRNGLEEDSVKIFISKQKRRNSSPQQALGERATIEMTEIKAAHSLKNNSRAVLDRTQDAEEEHLEQQGQKGRPPY; from the exons ATGTCAGAGACgagcagcatggaggaggaggaggagacagaccCTCAGCAGAATCCATACATGCTTTTCCTCTTGGTTCTGCTTTTCTTCATTATGGGCCTAATGGGCTTTTTAATTTGTCACGTGCTGAAGAAGAAGGGGTACCGCTGCCGCACATCCCCAGATGACATGGATCCAGAGACCACAGATGCGTTAACAGAAAACCAGGCTA ATACCGAAGAGGTTTCAAATGAAGACACAGTGGAGCGGATAGTGAAGTGCATCATTGAGAATGAAG cAAATGTAGAGGCTTTGAAGCAGATGCTGGGGACCAATGAAGGGGAGGTACCTGCTATGCCAAG CCTTTGTCCCCACCGTGGCAGCCAGGATGCTGGGCCACCGCACCATCACACAGTCCACCTTGGATCCACATTGGCTCCTTGCATTCACTGCAGCCAGAAGAAGAAAAGTCGATTGTACCGGATGGGCCGATCTAAAGACAGCAAAGGCAAACCACAGCCTGGAGAGGTCACCGTTTTTTCAGTCGGGAG GTTTCGAGTCACTCACATCGGGAAGAAGCCGAGCTTGCAGGAGTCACAGGATGATCCGCCTTCTAATGGTAGCACTAAGCACAGTGCTGCTGACAAGGAGAAAACCACCGAAGTAACTCCGAAGGGATGCAACAAAAATGGACCAGTTCAACCAGAACACCCTCAGCACGGAATAGTGCCAGGCAGTGCCCAGGAGAAAGGACCCAAGCGAAAGAGATCCAGCAAGGATCCTGCCCTGCAAGATGAGGCCCGGAGCACGGGAGTGGCTGAAGGGCAGGTGCCACCTCCACAAAGGAATGGACTTGAAGAGGACTCTGTAAAAATATTCATAAGCAAACAAAAGAGGAGAAACAGTTCCCCACAGCAGGCACTGGGGGAAAGGGCAACGATAGAAATGACTGAAATCAAAGCAGCGCACAGTCTGAAAAACAACTCAAGAGCGGTTTTGGACAGAACGCAGGACGCTGAAGAAGAACACCTAGAGCAGCAG GGACAGAAAGGAAGACCTCCCTATTGA